Proteins encoded together in one Cyanobium sp. WAJ14-Wanaka window:
- a CDS encoding cysteine desulfurase family protein → MSVPLTSEANCLYLDACATTPVGKEVLEAMAIAQAGAWANPSSLHGFGLVAADSLERSRGAICSALGAADHSLIFTSGGTESLHLALLGATQNMAPGRLLISAVEHPALVSAAAQLAAMGWLVEEIPVDREGLVDLNALHPLLAPPTRLVSIIWGQSEVGTIQPIEAIGELCRAGGVLFHTDAVQLVGHQGVNFHGLPIDLLSLTAHKIGGPRGIGALMVRQGVEIKPLLGGGAQEFGLRSGTESVVLAAGFAAAMAELIKARQLANSPKNWELRDSLMEALEALPGVQRTGPAPGRQRLPHHISLVLKDRSGQPISGREMVRALWRQGLAVSSGSACSSGKSSPSPVLLAMGYGADEAASGLRISLGPWLTEPEVVLARVPEAVLLAMAELQ, encoded by the coding sequence ATGTCGGTTCCGTTGACTTCTGAAGCCAACTGCCTCTACCTCGACGCCTGCGCCACCACTCCCGTTGGCAAGGAAGTTCTTGAGGCCATGGCCATCGCCCAGGCTGGGGCCTGGGCTAATCCCTCCAGCCTGCATGGCTTTGGCCTGGTGGCAGCGGATTCCCTGGAGCGCAGTCGCGGGGCCATTTGCTCGGCCCTAGGCGCCGCAGACCATTCCCTGATTTTCACCAGTGGCGGCACCGAATCACTGCACCTGGCCCTGCTGGGGGCCACGCAAAATATGGCGCCGGGCAGGCTGCTGATCTCCGCGGTTGAGCACCCCGCCCTGGTTTCTGCCGCCGCTCAGTTGGCGGCGATGGGATGGCTGGTCGAGGAGATACCCGTGGATCGGGAGGGCCTGGTGGATCTGAATGCCCTGCACCCCTTGCTGGCGCCGCCCACACGCCTGGTCTCAATTATTTGGGGCCAAAGCGAAGTGGGAACTATTCAGCCCATTGAGGCCATTGGCGAGCTGTGCCGAGCTGGGGGGGTGCTTTTTCACACTGATGCAGTCCAGTTGGTTGGGCATCAAGGGGTCAACTTCCATGGGTTGCCGATTGATTTGCTCAGCCTGACGGCCCACAAAATTGGTGGTCCAAGGGGTATCGGCGCCCTAATGGTTCGCCAGGGTGTGGAAATCAAGCCCCTTTTGGGAGGGGGTGCCCAGGAATTTGGATTGCGTTCTGGCACTGAATCGGTGGTGCTTGCCGCGGGCTTTGCCGCTGCCATGGCAGAGCTGATCAAGGCAAGGCAGCTGGCCAATTCCCCAAAAAATTGGGAACTTCGCGATTCCCTGATGGAGGCCCTGGAGGCCCTGCCGGGCGTGCAGCGGACCGGGCCAGCGCCTGGCCGGCAGCGGCTGCCCCATCACATCAGCCTGGTACTGAAGGATCGCAGCGGCCAGCCCATCTCCGGTAGGGAGATGGTGCGGGCCCTTTGGCGTCAGGGCCTGGCGGTGAGTAGCGGCTCCGCCTGCAGCAGTGGTAAGTCCAGTCCCAGCCCGGTGCTGCTAGCCATGGGGTACGGGGCGGACGAAGCCGCCAGTGGCCTGCGAATTAGCCTGGGCCCCTGGCTGACCGAGCCGGAGGTTGTGCTGGCCAGGGTTCCCGAGGCTGTTTTGCTAGCCATGGCAGAGCTTCAGTAG
- a CDS encoding DUF1995 family protein, translating into MLPADLHAAEGQAQQALLAALTAEPKGRWTVDWRFQGLRLLPVVLRLAAFLRDQGLAPKLLFPDAGACALAKRDGPDLADCMADFRGHRLVQSDGPTAGLLVAVAPGQPDYSDFEQVCGQHLGSVVVVNGALEDAAVGIGSVARERRRGFLSQWQAAYSLLPLDGRALRRAFPGEWELYRQDPDGYRLVESFKQKPDAEEQALALAGGEPLGIGANLKMVDSLIEGLRR; encoded by the coding sequence ATGCTTCCGGCCGATTTGCATGCCGCCGAAGGCCAGGCGCAGCAGGCCCTGCTTGCGGCCCTGACGGCAGAACCCAAGGGCCGTTGGACCGTTGATTGGCGTTTTCAGGGCTTGCGCCTGCTGCCGGTGGTGCTCCGGCTGGCGGCTTTTCTGCGGGATCAGGGCCTGGCGCCCAAGCTCCTTTTCCCAGATGCGGGGGCCTGTGCCCTGGCCAAGCGCGATGGACCCGACCTGGCCGACTGCATGGCCGATTTCCGTGGCCACCGGCTTGTGCAATCGGATGGGCCCACAGCAGGCCTACTGGTGGCCGTGGCCCCAGGCCAGCCCGACTACAGCGACTTTGAGCAGGTCTGCGGCCAGCATCTTGGCTCGGTTGTTGTCGTTAATGGCGCCCTAGAGGATGCGGCGGTTGGCATTGGCAGCGTGGCGAGGGAACGGCGTCGTGGTTTCCTCTCCCAGTGGCAGGCGGCCTACAGCCTGTTGCCACTCGATGGCAGAGCACTACGCAGGGCATTTCCCGGTGAATGGGAGCTCTACCGACAGGACCCTGATGGTTACCGATTGGTGGAGAGCTTCAAACAAAAACCCGATGCGGAGGAGCAGGCCCTGGCGTTGGCTGGGGGCGAGCCCCTGGGAATTGGAGCAAATTTAAAAATGGTCGATTCCTTAATTGAGGGCCTGCGCCGCTAG
- a CDS encoding DUF4330 domain-containing protein — protein MAPESNAPIPNQKSGWGLVDLGAAAAVVLALGGVIWSPKLSGAIAKATGGLIPVTVSVDVRGVPVANPAKLMAQTREEGRVAIVIRNQPHGSVDVKKVIPLQRLLTAVQPNGSVVTAKDPNQKSLASLDARFVLEGQGRKSGGGVVFGNQNLKIGTPVEIEGTNYRVTGTVTDLQTNAR, from the coding sequence ATGGCCCCTGAGAGCAACGCGCCGATCCCCAACCAAAAATCCGGTTGGGGCCTTGTCGACCTGGGAGCAGCAGCAGCCGTTGTCCTGGCCCTGGGCGGTGTTATCTGGAGCCCCAAGCTCAGTGGCGCCATTGCCAAGGCAACGGGAGGCTTGATTCCCGTGACCGTGAGTGTGGATGTGCGCGGAGTACCAGTGGCAAATCCCGCCAAGTTGATGGCCCAGACCCGGGAAGAAGGCAGGGTGGCGATTGTGATTCGCAACCAACCCCACGGCTCTGTTGACGTCAAAAAGGTGATTCCCCTCCAGCGCCTGCTAACGGCCGTCCAGCCCAATGGCAGCGTTGTCACTGCCAAGGACCCCAATCAGAAATCCCTGGCCAGCCTGGATGCCCGCTTTGTGCTCGAGGGTCAGGGCCGCAAGAGTGGTGGGGGAGTGGTATTTGGCAACCAAAACCTAAAAATTGGTACTCCGGTCGAGATTGAGGGCACCAACTACCGCGTAACCGGAACGGTTACTGATCTCCAAACCAACGCCCGCTGA
- a CDS encoding D-alanyl-D-alanine carboxypeptidase/D-alanyl-D-alanine-endopeptidase — MAIAGPSRWALGLLLVPLLGAPATAQFSILPPTLPPLIGPLQLQQQVSCPALQQRVASLVGAEGPVWSITIADPQGRLLADLNGRRSRLPASNQKLISTAFALDKLGPSYRLTTQLWRLGDGTYRLTGQGDPDLAMPQLQRFAKLALGSGGSSGDIPSLVKLELAEEPAQSWWPQSWSQGDRSAAYGAPITRLALTSNAINDAVMNPPARLQSQLQKTLLQQGGTKVMLNLVSSRNPLPTSAVLLHEELSGPMLTLLSLANNESHNFTAEVLLRQAAGTWDLSEARRLAMEWLAQQGLPMQGVNVADGSGLSRDNRVTSQFVVSLLLRMGQHPYWRSYGASMAIAGRRGTLRNLFVGTPLEGNFYGKTGTITGVRAISGVLQSSAGPIYVSAISNGAGSPNTTIGKVLLAASNGGLCP, encoded by the coding sequence ATGGCAATTGCAGGTCCCAGCCGGTGGGCCCTAGGGCTGCTGCTTGTTCCCTTGCTCGGTGCGCCTGCCACCGCCCAATTTTCCATACTGCCTCCAACTCTGCCGCCCCTTATTGGGCCGCTCCAGTTACAGCAACAGGTGAGCTGTCCTGCCCTCCAGCAGAGGGTTGCGAGCCTCGTCGGCGCTGAGGGCCCCGTATGGAGCATCACCATTGCCGATCCCCAGGGTCGCCTTTTGGCCGATCTCAATGGCAGAAGATCCCGGCTACCGGCATCCAACCAGAAGCTGATTAGCACCGCCTTTGCCCTAGACAAATTGGGGCCCAGCTACCGACTCACCACCCAGCTATGGCGCCTGGGTGACGGCACCTACCGCCTTACTGGCCAGGGCGACCCCGATCTGGCCATGCCCCAGCTGCAGCGGTTCGCCAAATTGGCCCTAGGTAGTGGTGGCAGTAGCGGCGATATCCCTTCCCTGGTCAAGTTGGAATTGGCCGAGGAGCCCGCCCAGTCCTGGTGGCCCCAGTCCTGGAGCCAGGGTGATCGCAGCGCCGCCTATGGAGCACCCATTACCCGCCTTGCCCTCACGAGCAACGCCATCAACGATGCAGTGATGAACCCGCCCGCCAGATTGCAGTCCCAGCTCCAAAAAACCCTGCTCCAACAGGGCGGCACCAAGGTGATGTTGAACCTGGTCTCGTCCCGCAATCCCCTGCCTACTTCAGCGGTCCTGCTGCATGAGGAGTTGTCAGGCCCGATGCTCACCCTGTTGAGCCTGGCCAACAATGAAAGTCACAACTTCACCGCGGAAGTGCTGCTGAGGCAGGCAGCCGGCACCTGGGATTTGTCTGAGGCTCGCCGCCTGGCGATGGAATGGCTGGCCCAGCAGGGCCTGCCGATGCAGGGAGTGAATGTGGCTGATGGCAGCGGCTTAAGTAGGGACAACCGCGTCACCAGTCAGTTTGTGGTGAGCCTTTTGCTGCGGATGGGCCAGCACCCCTACTGGCGCAGCTACGGGGCCTCCATGGCCATAGCGGGGCGCCGCGGCACCCTTCGGAACCTGTTTGTGGGCACACCACTGGAGGGGAATTTTTACGGGAAAACCGGCACGATCACAGGGGTAAGGGCCATCAGTGGAGTGCTCCAAAGCAGCGCTGGCCCGATCTACGTCAGTGCGATCAGCAATGGCGCCGGCAGCCCCAACACCACCATCGGCAAGGTGCTGCTGGCTGCCAGCAATGGGGGGCTTTGTCCCTAG
- the coaD gene encoding pantetheine-phosphate adenylyltransferase, translated as MRALYPGSFDPLTLGHLDLIERSARLFDSLEVAVLQNPSKIPAFPLEQRLEQIRLATAHLPGVSVGSFDGLTVEYARHCNAQVILRGLRALSDFEFELQIAHTNHSLAPLVETLFLATSVQHSFLSSSVVREVARFGGDVRHMVPPGVAEDLSRLFNRGS; from the coding sequence ATGCGAGCCCTCTATCCCGGCAGTTTCGACCCCCTAACCCTGGGTCATCTCGATCTGATTGAGCGCAGCGCCAGGCTGTTTGACAGCCTTGAGGTCGCGGTATTGCAAAACCCAAGCAAGATTCCAGCCTTTCCCCTGGAACAGCGGCTGGAGCAGATCCGCCTGGCTACGGCCCACCTGCCAGGGGTCAGCGTGGGCAGCTTTGATGGCCTGACGGTTGAATACGCCCGCCACTGCAATGCCCAGGTGATTTTGAGGGGCCTGAGGGCCCTCAGCGATTTTGAATTTGAGTTGCAGATTGCTCACACAAACCACAGTCTTGCCCCCCTGGTGGAAACCCTATTCCTGGCAACCTCTGTCCAGCACAGTTTTTTGAGCAGTTCGGTGGTCAGGGAAGTGGCCCGCTTTGGTGGGGACGTGCGTCACATGGTGCCGCCAGGAGTGGCGGAAGACCTCAGCAGGCTTTTTAATCGGGGTTCTTAG
- a CDS encoding flavin reductase family protein codes for MAAAASLNAEAKKTLLRKIPHGVFICGVAEGDDVNGFTASWVTQGSFEPPLVVMAVRSDSSSNGMIQRTGKFSLNVLAADQKDLAAVFFKPQKGVGGRFDAAPYQRGELGLPILDNGLGAVECELVGQVAHGDHTVFVGEVKAATLHRDGAALELAGTGWQYGG; via the coding sequence ATGGCCGCAGCAGCCAGCCTGAATGCCGAAGCCAAGAAAACCCTGTTGCGCAAAATCCCCCATGGCGTCTTCATCTGTGGGGTCGCCGAAGGCGACGACGTCAATGGATTTACCGCCAGCTGGGTCACCCAGGGATCCTTTGAGCCCCCCCTGGTGGTGATGGCCGTCCGCTCAGATTCCAGCAGCAACGGAATGATCCAGCGCACTGGCAAGTTTTCCCTGAACGTGCTGGCGGCAGACCAAAAGGACCTGGCGGCGGTTTTCTTCAAGCCCCAAAAGGGAGTTGGCGGACGTTTTGATGCGGCTCCCTATCAAAGGGGCGAGTTGGGCCTGCCGATCCTTGATAACGGCCTGGGCGCCGTCGAGTGTGAGCTGGTGGGACAGGTGGCCCATGGGGACCACACTGTTTTTGTGGGCGAGGTGAAGGCCGCCACCCTGCACAGAGATGGTGCTGCCCTTGAACTGGCTGGCACCGGCTGGCAATACGGGGGTTGA
- the uvrC gene encoding excinuclease ABC subunit UvrC, which translates to MAVLTPLIQQNDHLQTRLREIPLEPGCYLMRDQNDRILYIGKAKVLRHRVRSYFQNSQQHSPRISLMVRQVCEIEFIVTDSEAEALALESNLIKQNQPHFNVLLKDDKKYPYLCITWSEDYPRIFITRRRRHRSPHDRFYGPYVDVGLLRRTLGLVKRVFPLRQRPQPLYRERTCLNFDIGRCPGVCQQRISSDEYHHTLRRVAMVFQGRNDELMDLLGEQMQTYAERLDFEAAARVRDQLQGLDTLTAGQKMSLGDTWVSRDVVALMADDRVAAVQLFQMRAGKLVGRLGYTADAMGPAGQPLAPGLILQRVIEEHYSQVDDVEIPPELLVQHPLPQQGLIQDWLAERRGRKVKLAVPQRAQKADLIELVERNASFELQRAQRGAEQQLLATEDLAQLLELANPPRRIEGFDISHIQGSDAVASQVVFIDGLPAKQHYRKYKIQSSSISSGHSDDFMAMAEIMRRRFRRWSQAKAEGADLAVLRSATKSALHGGGLNDWPDVVMIDGGKGQLSAVMEALRELNLHEDLVVCSLAKQREEIFVPGSKQPLESEPDQMGVALLRRLRDEAHRFAVSFHRQQRGERMKRSRLSEIPGLGPKRVKDLLAHFRSIDAIQLAGMEQLAQAPGLGPALAQQVWSYFHPSDQLADDPVERGVAP; encoded by the coding sequence ATGGCCGTACTGACGCCCCTTATCCAACAGAACGATCACCTGCAAACCCGGCTCAGGGAGATTCCCCTGGAGCCGGGTTGCTATTTGATGCGCGATCAAAATGATCGCATTCTGTATATCGGCAAGGCAAAGGTGCTGCGCCATCGGGTGCGCAGTTATTTCCAAAATAGTCAGCAACATAGCCCTCGAATCTCGCTGATGGTTCGCCAGGTCTGCGAGATCGAATTCATCGTTACAGACAGTGAAGCCGAGGCCTTGGCCCTCGAGTCAAACCTTATCAAGCAAAACCAGCCACACTTTAATGTGCTGCTAAAGGATGACAAAAAATATCCCTACCTATGCATTACTTGGAGTGAGGATTATCCGCGCATTTTTATTACCCGGCGCCGCAGGCATCGCAGCCCCCACGATCGCTTTTATGGTCCCTATGTGGATGTGGGTCTGTTGCGGCGCACCCTTGGCCTGGTTAAGCGGGTCTTCCCCCTTCGGCAAAGGCCCCAGCCCCTCTACAGGGAGCGCACCTGCCTCAACTTCGATATTGGCCGCTGCCCGGGGGTTTGCCAGCAAAGGATTAGCTCGGATGAGTATCACCACACCCTCCGCAGGGTGGCGATGGTTTTTCAGGGTCGCAACGATGAATTGATGGACCTGCTGGGGGAGCAGATGCAGACCTACGCGGAGCGGCTGGATTTTGAGGCGGCCGCCAGGGTGCGCGACCAGTTGCAGGGCCTAGATACCCTTACGGCAGGTCAGAAGATGAGCCTGGGCGATACCTGGGTGAGCCGTGATGTAGTCGCCCTGATGGCCGATGACCGGGTTGCGGCGGTCCAGCTCTTCCAGATGCGAGCTGGAAAATTGGTTGGGCGCCTGGGCTATACGGCCGATGCGATGGGCCCTGCAGGCCAACCATTGGCACCTGGCCTGATCCTCCAGCGGGTGATTGAGGAGCACTACAGCCAGGTGGATGATGTTGAAATCCCCCCCGAACTACTTGTTCAACATCCCCTCCCCCAGCAGGGGCTTATCCAGGATTGGCTGGCTGAGCGGCGGGGCCGCAAGGTGAAGCTTGCCGTGCCCCAAAGGGCCCAAAAGGCAGACCTAATTGAACTGGTCGAACGCAATGCCAGCTTTGAATTGCAGCGGGCCCAGCGGGGGGCAGAACAGCAACTACTGGCCACTGAAGATTTGGCCCAATTGCTTGAGTTGGCCAATCCGCCCCGGAGAATTGAGGGCTTCGACATCAGCCACATTCAAGGTAGTGATGCGGTGGCCTCCCAGGTTGTCTTTATCGATGGCCTGCCTGCAAAACAGCACTACCGGAAATACAAAATACAGAGCAGTTCCATTAGCTCTGGTCACTCCGACGACTTCATGGCCATGGCGGAGATCATGCGCAGGCGCTTTCGCCGTTGGTCCCAGGCGAAGGCGGAGGGCGCCGATTTGGCTGTCCTGCGCAGCGCCACCAAATCGGCCCTGCATGGTGGTGGTCTGAATGATTGGCCAGATGTGGTGATGATCGATGGCGGCAAGGGCCAGCTTTCTGCCGTGATGGAGGCCCTGCGGGAACTGAACCTCCATGAAGATCTGGTCGTCTGCTCCCTGGCAAAACAGCGGGAGGAGATTTTTGTGCCCGGATCGAAGCAACCGCTTGAAAGTGAGCCAGACCAAATGGGTGTGGCCCTGCTTAGGCGCCTACGCGATGAGGCCCATAGGTTTGCGGTTAGCTTTCATCGGCAACAGCGGGGGGAGCGAATGAAGCGCTCCCGCCTTTCAGAGATCCCAGGGTTAGGTCCAAAGCGGGTGAAGGATTTGCTCGCCCATTTCCGCTCAATCGATGCGATCCAACTGGCGGGGATGGAGCAACTGGCGCAGGCCCCAGGGCTGGGGCCTGCGCTGGCCCAGCAGGTTTGGAGCTACTTCCATCCCAGTGACCAACTTGCTGATGACCCCGTGGAGCGGGGGGTGGCTCCATGA
- the hemJ gene encoding protoporphyrinogen oxidase HemJ yields the protein MVALAFSWPPEAYLWFKTLHIVGVVVWFAGLFYLVRLFIYHREAEELEPHLVAPFQEQYALMERRLANIITTPGMVVAVTMAAGLLMLQPGWLHQGWLHAKLGFVAALLGYHWFCYRLMGQLQRGECQWSPKQLRALNELPTLLLVIVVMLVVFKNQFPTGAATWFVVALVVFMAASIQFYARWRRLRAERLVSTAP from the coding sequence ATGGTTGCGTTGGCCTTTAGCTGGCCCCCGGAGGCCTACCTGTGGTTCAAGACCCTCCACATAGTTGGGGTGGTGGTCTGGTTTGCGGGCCTGTTCTACCTGGTTCGTCTTTTCATCTACCACCGGGAGGCAGAGGAGCTCGAACCCCATTTAGTGGCCCCATTTCAGGAGCAATACGCCCTGATGGAAAGGCGCCTGGCCAACATCATCACCACACCCGGGATGGTGGTGGCCGTAACCATGGCTGCGGGTTTGTTGATGCTTCAACCGGGTTGGCTGCATCAGGGTTGGCTGCACGCCAAGTTGGGCTTTGTGGCTGCCTTACTGGGCTACCACTGGTTTTGCTATCGCCTGATGGGCCAGTTGCAGCGAGGCGAGTGTCAGTGGAGCCCCAAACAACTGAGGGCCCTCAATGAATTGCCAACCCTGCTGCTGGTGATCGTGGTGATGCTGGTGGTATTCAAAAACCAATTCCCCACGGGGGCTGCCACCTGGTTTGTGGTGGCCCTGGTGGTCTTCATGGCCGCCTCCATCCAGTTCTATGCCCGTTGGCGGCGGCTGAGGGCAGAGCGTCTGGTTAGCACCGCCCCATGA
- a CDS encoding PHP domain-containing protein — translation MKADWELELSSQSQPINRPHPLAEVLRQVDRQSCPSRFNFHCHTTFSDGSLGPEALVSQAVELGLEHLAITDHHSIAAYGPASQFLGTGPGPKLWTGVEISCLLEGCLVHVLGLGFDPLHPSLTPYLQGSAVVGTALQARAVLAAIHGASGLALLAHPARYRLPFATLLEAAAQLGFDGAEAWYDYQMQPSWQPTPHVCEAIATDLHKRGLLMSCGTDTHGLALDGR, via the coding sequence ATGAAGGCCGATTGGGAATTGGAGCTATCGAGCCAATCGCAACCAATTAACCGGCCCCATCCCCTGGCGGAAGTTCTGCGCCAGGTTGATAGGCAAAGCTGCCCCAGCAGATTCAATTTTCACTGCCACACCACCTTCAGTGACGGCAGCCTGGGTCCCGAGGCCCTGGTTAGTCAGGCCGTAGAGCTGGGTCTGGAACATCTGGCGATCACCGATCACCATTCGATTGCCGCCTACGGGCCAGCAAGCCAATTTCTCGGAACAGGGCCGGGCCCCAAGCTCTGGACCGGCGTCGAGATCAGTTGCCTGCTGGAGGGCTGCCTCGTCCATGTGCTCGGCCTGGGTTTTGATCCCCTTCACCCAAGCCTGACCCCCTACCTCCAGGGCAGCGCAGTGGTGGGAACCGCCCTCCAGGCCAGGGCTGTTTTGGCCGCCATTCACGGGGCCTCAGGCCTGGCCCTATTGGCCCACCCAGCCCGCTATCGACTGCCCTTTGCGACCCTGCTTGAGGCTGCTGCCCAACTGGGTTTTGATGGGGCCGAGGCCTGGTACGACTACCAAATGCAACCCAGCTGGCAGCCGACGCCCCATGTCTGTGAAGCAATCGCCACGGATCTGCACAAACGTGGCCTTTTGATGAGTTGTGGCACCGATACCCATGGATTGGCCCTGGATGGCCGCTAG